The Fulvia fulva chromosome 13, complete sequence genome window below encodes:
- a CDS encoding High-affinity methionine permease → MKWYSKSPTTGTATVSSDTASSSHKDNDGYTPSDDLHSGQAQQQKRQIGVISASFLIFNRMIGTGIFATPSGILSLTGSVGLALFIWVAGMLIAAAGMAVYLEFGTAIPKNGGEKNYLEYVFRRPRFAATGFYTGYVLLLGWAGSNSVVFGEYILNAADVEVGRWNQRGVGLACITAAFLIHGLALKWGLRLQNFLGIVKLIVILIIVVSGWAALGGALKIEKPHNFDNAFEGTTGSAYGVVTALYNVIWSYIGYSNANYALSETKNPVKTLKLAAPLALGSVAVLYMLVNIAYFAAVPKDEILSSGRILAASFFRNVFGGSAERALSVFVALSAFGNVLSVIFSQGRLVQELGREGILPFSRFWASNRPFNAPLAGLFEHWLVSVIIMLAPPPGDAYNFILNVISYPLAIVNSFVALGLLYLYWNKAEWNWSPPFKATWQVALFFFLSNVYLVVAPFVPPTGGNAIYETLPYYLHCVVGWGIIAGGGVYWLVWAIVLPKIGGYELVREEHVDELDGWSRYQFVRRPLGGGSV, encoded by the exons ATGAAGTGGTACAGCAAAAGCCCGACAACGGGCACCGCCACCGTTTCCTCCGACACAGCCTCCTCCTCCCACAAAGACAATGATGGCTACACCCCCTCAGACGACCTTCACTCCGGCCAAGCGCAGCAACAAAAACGCCAAATCGGCGTCATCTCCGCCTCCTTCCTAATCTTCAACCGCATGATCGGCACGGGAATCTTCGCAACCCCCTCCGGAATCCTCTCCCTAACCGGCTCCGTCGGGCTCGCCCTCTTCATATGGGTAGCAGGCATGCTCATCGCCGCCGCCGGCATGGCCGTATACCTCGAATTCGGCACCGCCATCCCCAAGAACGGCGGCGAGAAGAATTACTTGGAGTACGTGTTCCGGCGGCCGCGGTTTGCGGCAACGGGGTTTTATACGGGTTATGTGCTTCTGTTGGGGTGGGCGGGGAGTAATTCGGTTGTGTTTGGGGAGTATATCCTCAATGCGGCGGATGTGGAGGTGGGGAGGTGGAATCAGAGGGGTGTTGGGTTGGCGTGTATTACTGCGGCGTTTTTGATTCATGGACTGGCGTTGAAGTGGGGGTTGAGGTTGCAGAATTTCCTTGGAATCGTCAAACTCATCGTCATCTTGATCATCGTGGTGTCTGGCTGGGCGGCACTTGGAGGAGCGCTCAAGATCGAGAAGCCGCATAACTTCGATAATGCCTTCGAAGGAACTACCGGAAGTGCCTACGGTGTTGTCACAGCACTGTACAACGTCATCTGGAGCTACATCGGCTACTCGAACGCCAATTACGCCCTATCGGAGACGAAGAATCCCGTCAAGACCCTCAAACTCGCAGCACCATTGGCCTTGGGTAGCGTTGCAGTACTCTACATGCTGGTCAACATCGCCTACTTCGCCGCCGTCCCCAAAGACGAGATTCTATCATCCGGGCGAATTTTGGCAGCGAGCTTTTTCAGAAATGTGTTCGGCGGCAGTGCGGAGAGGGCTCTGTCTGTCTTCGTGGCGTTGTCGGCGTTTGGGAATGTCCTGAGTGTCATCTTCTCGCAGGGCAGGTTGGTGCAGGAGCTCGGGAGGGAGGGGATCCTGCCCTTCTCGCGGTTCTGGGCTTCGAATCGACCGTTCAATGCGCCGTTGGCTGGATTGTTTGAGCATTGGCTTGTGTCGGTTATTATTATGTTGGCGCCGCCGCCGGGTGATGCGTACAACTTCATCCTGAA CGTAATATCCTACCCCCTCGCCATCGTCAACTCTTTCGTCGCACTGGGCCTGCTCTACCTCTACTGGAACAAAGCCGAATGGAACTGGTCGCCACCCTTCAAAGCAACATGGCAGGTGGCGCTGTTCTTCTTTCTGAGCAACGTTTACCTCGTCGTCGCTCCATTCGTCCCGCCGACTGGTGGAAACGCCATCTACGAGACGCTGCCATACTACCTGCACTGTGTGGTCGGCTGGGGGATCATTGCTGGAGGCGGCGTGTACTGGCTCGTGTGGGCGATTGTCTTGCCGAAGATTGGCGGGTATGAGCTTGTGCGGGAAGAGCATGTGGATGAGCTGGATGGGTGGTCGAGGTATCAATTTGTGAGGCGGCCGTTGGGTGGTGGTTCAGTGTGA
- a CDS encoding Efflux pump dotC, with product MSLDHSKADDLSEKEPHLPSRSDGGSNDVAPEEEESDDDMGALDGKPKSLIAMVMLALSLAVFLSALDTTIVTVALPAIAEHFNSTASYTWVGSAYLLANAASTPIWGKLADIFGRKPMLLLANALFMIGSLVCGLSINVGMLITARAIQGAAGGGLLTLVDTIIGDLFSLRTRGTYLGMIGGVWAIACALGPVVGGAFTSGVTWRWCFYINLPIDGIAFFIILFFLKLKTPRTPLIEGLKVIDWAGSFFIIGGTLLFLFGLQYGGVTFPWDSATVICLLVFGVVCVVIFGFIEWKFARFPIIPLRLFKYRNNVGALLVAFFHSYVFISAFYYLPLYFQAVKGASPILAGVYILPAVLMTGVSAAATGAFIGNTGNYLIPMYFGMTTMVLGYGLLINFQASSGWAKLIIYQLVVGIGNGPNFQAPLVALQTKIKQSDIATGTATFNFVRNIATAVSVVVGQVVYANQLKHMTGRLEQLGPAAELISSGDAGANVEMINALPRDQRAIARSAIADGLSAMWIMYTAFAAAGLVCILLVSKTELTTTHEVTEVGLAAQERAEAERKAEKQAKDVEKA from the exons ATGTCTCTAGACCACAGCAAAGCGGACGACCTGTCCGAAAAGGAGCCGCATTTACCATCGAGGAGTGATGGTGGTAGTAATGATGTTGCTCCCGAGGAAGAAGAGAGTGACGATGACATGGGAGCGCTGGATGGAAAGCCGAAGAGCTTGATTGCAATGGTAATGCTTGCGTTATCG TTAGCAGTCTTCCTCTCCGCCCTCGACACCACAATCGTCACCGTCGCCCTACCCGCCATCGCCGAACACTTCAACTCCACCGCATCATACACCTGGGTGGGCTCCGCGTACCTCCTCGCCAACGCAGCATCGACGCCCATCTGGGGCAAGCTGGCTGATATTTTCGGACGCAAGCCTATGCTTCTGCTCGCAAATGCGCTTTTTATGATCGGATCATTGGTTTGCGGTCTCTCGATCAATGTTGGTATGTTGATCACAGCGCGTGCTATTCAAGGTGCCGCTGGCGGAGGTCTTTTGACGCTGGTTGATACCATCATTGGTGACCTGTTCTCGCTTAGGACGAGGGGCACGTACTTGGGCATGATTGGTGGTGTGTGGGCGATTGCTTGTGCTCTGGGTCCGGTCGTTGGTGGTGCTTTTACGTCTGGTGTGACGTGGAGATG GTGTTTCTACATCAACTTGCCGATTGATGGCATTGCATTCTTCATCATCCTCTTCTTCTTGAAGCTGAAGACACCTCGGACGCCCCTCATCGAGGGCTTGAAGGTCATCGACTGGGCCGGCAGCTTTTTC ATCATCGGCGGCACTTTGCTATTCCTCTTCGGTCTCCAGTACGGCGGGGTCACCTTCCCGTGGGATTCTGCGACTGTCATCTGCCTGCTCGTCTTCGGCGTCGTTTGCGTCGTCATCTTCGGCTTCATCGAGTGGAAGTTCGCCAGATTCCCGATAATCCCGCTTCGACTGTTCAAGTACCGCAACAACGTCGGTGCTCTGCTGGTGGCCTTCTTCCACTCGTACGTCTTCATCTCCGCATTCTACTACCTGCCACTATACTTCCAGGCAGTCAAGGGAGCGTCGCCAATCCTGGCAGGTGTATACATCCTGCCTGCTGTCTTGATGACGGGTGTCAGTGCAGCCGCAACTGGAGCATTCATCGGAAACACTGGCAACTACCTCATTCCAATGTACTTTGGGATGACCACCATGGTGCTCGGATATGGTCTCTTGATCAACTTCCAGGCCAGCTCTGGCTGGGCAAAGCTGATCATTTACCAACTCGTCGTCGGCATCGGCAACGGTCCAAACTTCCAGGCTCCGTTGGTCGCACTCCAGACCAAGATCAAGCAGAGTGATATCGCCACTGGCACGGCCACCTTCAACTTCGTGCGCAACATCGCTACTGCCGTCAGTGTAGTCGTTGGCCAGGTTGTCTACGCAAATCAGCTCAAACACATGACCGGTCGTCTAGAGCAGCTCGGTCCGGCTGCCGAGCTCATCAGCTCTGGAGACGCCGGCGCGAATGTTGAGATGATCAACGCCCTTCCAAGGGACCAAAGAGCCATTGCTCGATCGGCCATTGCAGATGGGCTTTCGGCGATGTGGATCATGTACACGGCCTTTGCCGCGGCGGGGCTGGTGTGCATTCTACTTGTCAGCAAGACGGAGCTGACAACCACACATGAGGTGACAGAGGTCGGTCTAGCTGCGCAGGAGAGGGCTGAAGCCGAGCGCAAGGCAGAGAAGCAGGCGAAGGATGTAGAGAAGGCTTAG
- a CDS encoding Conidial pigment polyketide synthase alb1, with the protein MPAATATPPLSSLPKPPHPALATDVLSTPSFDEKQWKRAQIAASHAFQKSTKAAAAPSIAPSHPPATSVLLQGKPRLATTSLFLFPDGSGSAASYTHLPLISPSLVVYGLNCPYLKTPQNWKCGPQHLTPLYISEIQRRQPRGPYFLGGYSTGGIAAFDAAQALERMGEKVERLILIDTPCPIHIQRLPSRLMTYLKSTQIFDSRGRQPPDWVFEHFEANTANLQKYRARPCEAYREPSTYIINAGQGVLEGVEKKSGVEVMEIFEDDSKEMKWVLGKRDDFGPMGWEKLLNGEDIHVEVAAGRVAGCLARAMGV; encoded by the exons ATGCCCGCCGCCACAGCAACACCCCCTCTATCCAGCCTTCCCAAACCACCACACCCAGCCCTCGCCACGGACGTCCTCTCCACCCCATCCTTCGACGAGAAACAATGGAAACGCGCCCAAATAGCAGCCTCCCACGCCTTCCAAAAGTCAACAAAGGCCGCAGCAGCCCCATCAATAGCGCCCAGCCACCCACCCGCAACCTCAGTCCTCCTCCAAGGCAAGCCCCGTCTCGCCACAACCTCCCTCTTCCTCTTCCCCGACGGCTCCGGCTCCGCCGCCTCCTACACCCACCTCCCACTCATCTCCCCCTCCCTCGTCGTCTACGGCCTCAACTGCCCCTACCTCAAGACCCCACAGAACTGGAAATGTGGTCCACAACATCTTACGCCACTGTACATCTCCGAGATCCAACGTCGTCAGCCGCGCGGGCCGTACTTTCTCGGCGGGTATTCCACCGGCGGGATTGCAGCGTTCGATGCTGCGCAGGCGCTAGAGCGGATGGGTGAGAAGGTCGAACGGTTGATCCTCATCGATACGCCCTGTCCAATTCACATTCAGCGCTTACCCTCACGCCTCATGACATACCTCAAATCAACGCAAATCTTCGACTCCCGAGGCCGGCAGCCTCCGGATTGGGTCTTCGAGCACTTCGAAGCCAACACCGCCAATCTCCAAAAATACCGCGCAAGACCATGTGAAGCGTACCGGGAGCCGAGTACGTACATCATCAATGCCGGACAAGGCGTTCTAGAAGGGGTGGAGAAGAAGTCTGGAGTGGAAGTGATGGAGATTTTCGAGGATGATTCTAAGGAGATGAAGTGGGTTTTGGGGAAGAGGGATGATTTTGGGCCGATGGGGTGGGAGAAGTTGTTGAATGGGGAGGATATACATGTGGAGGTT GCGGCGGGGAGAGTGGCGGGGTGTTTGGCGAGGGCGATGGGGGTGTGA